From one Amaranthus tricolor cultivar Red isolate AtriRed21 chromosome 17, ASM2621246v1, whole genome shotgun sequence genomic stretch:
- the LOC130804350 gene encoding E3 ubiquitin-protein ligase DIS1-like gives MANKMATASPYFDDMRGKPEVIDPPSSDDMVDVVEHVMDPSQSATKPNLTVSSSVNELLECPVCLTAMYPPIHQCSNGHTICSNCKPRVHNRCPTCRHELGNIRCLALEKVAASLELPCKYQSFGCIGIYPYYSKLKHESQCSFRPYTCPYAGSECTVIGDIPYLVAHLKDDHKVDMHNGSTFNHRYVKSNPHEVENATWMLTVFSCFGQYFCLHFEAFQLGMAPVYIAFLRFMGDDNDAKNYTYSLEVGGNGRKLSWQGVPRSIRDSHRKVRDSFDGLIIQRSMALFFSGGDRKELKLRVTGRIWKEQ, from the exons ATGGCTAACAAGATGGCTACCGCAAGTCCATATTTTGATGACATGAGGGGGAAGCCTGAAGTTATTGACCCTCCTTCTAGTGATGATATGGTTGATGTCGTTGAACATGTAATGGATCCGTCACAAAGTGCTACCAAACCAAACCTGACTGTATCTAGCAGTGTTAATGAGCTCCTGGAGTGCCCAGTTTGCCTGACTGCTATGTACCCTCCTATCCACCAG TGTTCAAATGGCCACACAATATGCTCAAATTGCAAGCCCAGGGTGCACAACCGATGCCCAACTTGCCGGCATGAACTTGGTAATATTAGATGCCTTGCTTTGGAGAAGGTGGCTGCATCCCTTGAACTTCCCTGTAAATATCAGAGTTTTGGATGCATTGGCATTTATCCTTACTATAGCAAGCTAAAGCATGAATCACAATGTTCATTTAGACCCTATACATGCCCTTATGCTGGATCAGAGTGCACTGTCATTGGTGATATCCCATACCTGGTTGCCCATCTTAAGGATGATCATAAAGTCGACATGCACAACGGAAGTACATTTAACCATCGTTATGTGAAGTCAAATCCGCATGAGGTTGAAAATGCCACTTGGATGCTTACG GTCTTCAGTTGCTTTGGGCAATACTTCTGCCTTCATTTTGAAGCATTTCAGCTTGGTATGGCTCCTGTCTATATAGCGTTCTTACGATTCATGGGAGATGACAATGATGCAAAGAATTACACCTACAGCCTCGAGGTAGGAGGAAATGGAAGAAAGTTAAGCTGGCAAGGGGTGCCTAGGAGCATTAGGGATAGCCATCGCAAAGTCCGGGACAGCTTTGATGGACTCATCATCCAACGGAGTATGGCTCTTTTCTTTTCAGGGGGTGATCGGAAAGAGTTGAAGCTGAGGGTAACCGGAAGAATTTGGAAAGAACAGTAA